One Nitrososphaerota archaeon DNA segment encodes these proteins:
- a CDS encoding 4a-hydroxytetrahydrobiopterin dehydratase, with translation MSLSDEQIKIELESLNGWTIKNGKLHKDFVFSDFVEAFSFMTKVALHAEKMNHHPEWFNVYNRITIDLMTHDAGGITQNDVELAKFIESAM, from the coding sequence ATGTCACTATCTGATGAACAAATCAAAATCGAACTTGAATCATTGAATGGTTGGACAATTAAAAACGGCAAACTGCACAAAGACTTTGTATTTTCTGATTTTGTCGAAGCATTTTCGTTTATGACCAAGGTTGCCTTGCACGCAGAAAAGATGAATCACCATCCAGAATGGTTCAATGTGTATAACAGAATCACAATAGACCTAATGACTCATGACGCTGGGGGCATTACACAAAATGATGTAGAGCTTGCCAAGTTCATCGAGTCTGCGATGTAG